One window of Elaeis guineensis isolate ETL-2024a chromosome 11, EG11, whole genome shotgun sequence genomic DNA carries:
- the LOC105054297 gene encoding LOW QUALITY PROTEIN: protein SHORT INTERNODES 1 (The sequence of the model RefSeq protein was modified relative to this genomic sequence to represent the inferred CDS: inserted 1 base in 1 codon) has translation MAGFSLGGSHRQGGEEEEQGGIPPENLFLYSGSGARSEEIPYTRGFELWQQQQQIQRHQQHFYPSSALLSFSDEPPGHPPQSGVRGGGGGGGRMSGGGGGKSCQDCGNQAKKDCPHLRCRTCCKSRGFQCPTHVKSTWVPAAKRRERQQQXRSASQSHSLRSAGVGVSGEPSKRPREICPRLPTAIATDTSSAGGGGGMEAGSFPAEVSSAAVFRCVRVSPMDEAEDEFAYQTAISIGGHVFKGILYDQGPDGAPFPTTTTPRHIHHGESSSSSSAAAAITTTAAALSTGLAASTSATAGTTAAASTGFLDPSSLYPAPLSAFMAGTQFFPHHPRPS, from the exons ATGGCAGGGTTCTCTCTAGGTGGGAGCCACCGTCAAGGAggcgaagaagaagaacaaggcgGAATCCCTCCAGAGAATCTCTTCCTCTACAGCGGTAGCGGCGCCAGGAGCGAAGAAATCCCCTACACCCGCGGCTTCGAGCTatggcagcagcagcagcagatcCAGCGGCACCAGCAGCACTTCTACCCCTCATCCGCGCTTCTTTCCTTCTCCGATGAGCCCCCGGGGCATCCGCCCCAATCCGGTGTCCgcggcggcggcggtggaggAGGACGGATGAGCGGCGGCGGAGGAGGGAAGAGCTGCCAGGACTGCGGCAACCAGGCCAAGAAGGATTGCCCCCACCTCCGCTGCCGCACCTGCTGCAAGAGCCGTGGATTCCAGTGCCCCACCCACGTCAAGAGCACCTGGGTCCCCGCCGCCAAGCGCCGCGAGCGCCAGCAGC CTCGCTCCGCCTCCCAATCCCATTCCCTCCGATCCGCCGGTGTCGGTGTCAGCGGAGAGCCTTCCAAGAGGCCCAGAGAGATCTGCCCCCGTCTCCCCACCGCCATCGCCACGGACACCTCGTCAG caggaggaggaggagggatggAGGCGGGGAGCTTCCCGGCGGAGGTGAGCTCGGCGGCGGTGTTCCGCTGCGTGCGGGTGAGCCCGATGGACGAGGCGGAGGACGAGTTCGCGTACCAGACGGCGATCAGCATCGGCGGGCACGTGTTCAAGGGCATCCTCTACGACCAGGGACCCGACGGCGCCCCCTTCCCGACGACCACAACCCCTCGCCACATCCACCACGGTgaatcctcctcctcttcctccgccGCCGCTGCCATCACCACTACCGCAGCCGCTCTTTCTACTGGTCTCGCCGCGAGCACCAGTGCCACTGCTGGTACTACTGCGGCAGCTTCCACCGGGTTTTTGGATCCGTCGTCGCTGTACCCAGCTCCACTGAGTGCTTTCATGGCCGGTACCCAGTTCTTTCCCCACCACCCCAGACCTAGCTAG